The following are encoded together in the Zingiber officinale cultivar Zhangliang chromosome 8A, Zo_v1.1, whole genome shotgun sequence genome:
- the LOC122011619 gene encoding RING-H2 finger protein ATL16-like — translation MFPADVPPARVLPPDFRGPLNPTTYTPRPWPRSPPPPPSSSGNIPTLVVTILGVLIAAILVLGYYFFAARCCFWRRRSDALDRSQRRLHDDLMMFAVESRGLGQSEIRQIPTFRYRKETDASAAGGDDCAVCLGEFQEEETVRLLPDCFHVFHVDCIDTWLQSNANCPLCRARITPDAAAVPVDKLPAFLRSRGPQGTRSGDVTIDVRDDEPEVDWRRQLRRHGSTGARRPPPAAPPMRRSFSVDTAAADRRLYGEVQKIAWQNPHFREAATSIGRGGEGSSGTGRIRWGLFPFHRRSSSAAAFS, via the coding sequence ATGTTTCCGGCCGACGTCCCGCCGGCGAGGGTTCTTCCACCAGACTTCCGTGGACCATTGAACCCGACTACATATACTCCGCGTCCGTGGCCGCGGTCGCCGCCTCCGCCCCCGTCGTCGTCTGGTAACATCCCCACCCTGGTCGTAACCATCCTCGGTGTCCTCATCGCCGCCATCCTCGTCCTCGGCTACTACTTCTTCGCCGCTCGGTGCTGCTTCTGGCGCAGGAGGTCCGACGCCCTCGACCGCTCCCAGCGCCGCCTCCACGACGACCTCATGATGTTCGCGGTCGAGAGCCGCGGCCTCGGCCAGTCGGAGATACGGCAGATCCCGACCTTCCGGTACCGTAAGGAAACCGACGCCTCCGCCGCAGGCGGGGACGACTGCGCGGTCTGCCTCGGAGAGTTCCAAGAGGAGGAGACCGTACGGCTGCTGCCGGATTGCTTCCACGTCTTCCACGTCGACTGCATCGACACGTGGCTCCAATCCAACGCTAACTGCCCTCTTTGCCGGGCGAGAATCACGCCGGATGCCGCCGCCGTCCCCGTCGACAAGCTCCCTGCTTTCCTCCGAAGCAGGGGACCTCAGGGGACTCGTTCCGGCGACGTGACGATCGACGTAAGGGACGATGAGCCAGAGGTGGACTGGCGGAGGCAACTGCGGCGCCACGGGAGCACCGGCGCAAGGCGGCCGCCTCCAGCCGCGCCACCCATGCGGCGGTCCTTCTCGGTTGACACGGCGGCGGCGGACCGCCGGCTCTACGGGGAGGTGCAGAAGATCGCGTGGCAGAATCCTCACTTTCGGGAAGCGGCGACATCCATTGGAAGAGGCGGAGAAGGGAGCAGCGGCACCGGCAGAATCCGGTGGGGGTTGTTTCCATTTCACCGGCGATCGAGCAGCGCAGCGGCCTTCTCCTAa
- the LOC122009329 gene encoding ethylene receptor 2-like codes for MKFLIQTSRAFYHGLLLLPLLSFGSATELEFPLCDCDGDRLWSIEGIRNCQKASDLLIAAAYFSIPLELLYFVTCSKLFPFKWILFQFSAFIVLCGMTHLLNVFTYKPHSFLLVLALTISKFLTALVSFLTAITLLTLIPQLLKVKLRENFLRLKAHELDQKVGLMKRQEEVSWHVRMLTQEIRKSLDRHTILYTTLVELSKTLQLQNCAVWMPNESKLEMVLTHELNRSSSDFCICSIPMHDPDVFEVEKYDGVKILKPDSTLGSASSGAAGESGVVAAIRMPMLKVSNFEGGTPEVFQAHYAILVLVLPKNDTRIWSHHELELIEVVSDQVAVALSHAAVLEESHVIRDKLVEQNKALLQAKQNVMMASQAWNLFQKVMSQGIRRPIHSIVGLLSLMQQANLSLEQRLTVNAMAKTGNVVSTLINDVMVINREHFTLEMKPFQLQSLIKETACVARCLCDSRGFGFEFLAENMVLGQAIGDERRILHVLLHIIDGLLNEFNGGCLTFCVRSDSELADWEDARGIWKSRVPNVYTFLKFEITITQSFGLYSNTLVQFNRKPCREGFNTGFSFSMCKKIVQLMQGEIFIVPSSDGLQECVTLILRLQKQLSMLISESGGSSESHHSYSSLLEGLKVLIVDDSAINRVVTQKLLKKLGCCAFSVSSGTECLIYLDSFDQQLQLVILDLSMPNMNGYEVAMKIRSSRDGCWPLIIAFTASTDDHVWTKCMQSGMNGLIRKPVLLPELEKEILRVFEINLPGISAIYFISLTSCPLTEVYPR; via the exons ATGAAGTTTCTTATCCAAACATCAAGAGCATTCTACCATGGGCTGTTGCTTCTGCCTTTACTCTCATTTGGTTCTGCTACAGAGCTTGAGTTTCCCCTCTGTGATTGCGATGGTGACAGACTGTGGAGCATTGAGGGAATCCGAAACTGCCAGAAAGCGAGCGACTTGTTGATTGCAGCTGCATATTTCTCCATTCCACTTGAACTATTGTACTTTGTTACATGCTCAAAGCTGTTCCCCTTCAAATGGATCCTTTTTCAGTTCAGCGCATTCATAGTTCTTTGCGGAATGACCCACTTGCTCAATGTGTTCACATACAAGCCCCATTCCTTCCTCTTAGTGTTGGCTCTCACCATTTCCAAATTCCTCACAGCACTTGTCTCCTTCTTGACTGCAATAACCCTCTTGACTTTGATCCCTCAGCTTCTAAAAGTCAAATTGAGGGAGAATTTTCTGAGGCTAAAAGCTCATGAACTGGACCAGAAAGTAGGGCTGATGAAAAGGCAGGAAGAAGTGAGCTGGCACGTGCGAATGCTTACTCAAGAAATCCGAAAATCACTAGATAGGCACACCATTTTGTACACTACCCTGGTTGAACTCTCAAAGACTCTACAGCTGCAAAATTGTGCTGTGTGGATGCCAAATGAGAGTAAGTTGGAGATGGTTCTTACTCACGAGCTGAATAGGAGCTCTTCTGACTTTTGTATATGTTCGATTCCTATGCACGATCCAGATGTGTTTGAAGTCGAGAAGTATGATGGAGTCAAGATACTGAAGCCTGATTCTACACTAGGTTCTGCAAGCAGCGGCGCAGCTGGTGAATCAGGGGTTGTTGCTGCAATTAGGATGCCTATGTTGAAAGTTTCTAATTTTGAAGGTGGAACACCTGAGGTTTTTCAAGCACACTATGCTATATTGGTTTTGGTTCTCCCTAAGAATGATACTAGAATTTGGAGCCACCATGAGCTAGAGCTGATTGAAGTTGTTTCTGATCAGGTTGCTGTTGCCCTGTCCCATGCTGCAGTTTTAGAGGAATCACATGTGATCAGAGACAAATTGGTAGAGCAAAACAAGGCTTTGTTACAGGCAAAGCAAAATGTAATGATGGCAAGCCAGGCATGGAACTTATTCCAGAAGGTCATGAGCCAAGGAATCAGGAGGCCTATCCATTCGATCGTGGGTCTCCTGTCACTCATGCAACAAGCAAATTTGTCTCTTGAACAGAGGCTGACAGTGAATGCTATGGCAAAAACGGGTAATGTGGTTTCCACTTTGATCAATGATGTCATGGTGATTAACAGGGAACACTTTACATTGGAAATGAAGCCATTCCAGCTACAGTCACTGATCAAGGAAACTGCTTGTGTTGCTAGGTGTCTTTGTGATAGTAGGGGATTTGGTTTTGAATTTCTGGCTGAGAATATGGTGCTTGGTCAGGCTATTGGTGACGAGAGGCGGATTCTTCATGTTTTGTTGCATATAATTGATGGTTTGCTGAATGAATTCAATGGTGGATGTTTGACTTTTTGTGTAAGGAGTGATTCAGAACTAGCAGATTGGGAAGATGCAAGAGGGATTTGGAAATCAAGAGTACCAAATGTGTATACCTTCCTGAAGTTTGAGATTACAATCACACAATCATTTGGCCTGTATTCAAACACATTAGTTCAGTTCAACAGAAAGCCTTGCAGGGAGGGGTTTAACACGGGTTTCAGCTTCAGCATGTGTAAAAAAATTGTGCAG CTGATGCAAGGAGAAATCTTCATAGTTCCGAGTTCGGATGGGCTACAGGAATGTGTAACATTGATTCTCCGCTTACAGAAGCAACTTTCCATGCTAATTTCTGAATCAGGAGGTTCTTCAGAGAGTCATCATTCATATTCCTCTCTTTTAGAAGGCctcaaagttttaattgttgatgaCAGTGCTATCAATAGAGTTGTAACGCAAAAGCTTCTGAAGAAGCTTGGCTGCTGTGCCTTTTCTGTATCATCTGGTACTGAATGCCTGATCTATCTCGATTCCTTTGACCAACAATTGCAGCTGGTTATTTTGGACCTCAGCATGCCAAATATGAATGGTTATGAAGTTGCCATGAAAATTCGGAGTTCAAGAGATGGGTGTTGGCCTTTGATTATTGCTTTCACAGCAAGTACTGATGATCATGTTTGGACGAAATGCATGCAGTCAGGGATGAACGGTCTGATCCGGAAACCTGTTCTTCTACCAGAACTAGAGAAGGAGATCCTGAGAGTGTTTGAAATAAACT TGCCAGGTATTTCAGCAATTTATTTTATCAGCCTCACTTCTTGTCCACTAACTGAGGTTTATCCAAGATGA